The Paroedura picta isolate Pp20150507F chromosome 2, Ppicta_v3.0, whole genome shotgun sequence sequence GAGTATAATGTTCTTAACATTAATTTAAATCAGATgcctttttaatattaaaaatagttAATTCTATAGGAACGATATTGGAAAAGAACCCAGAAAAATTACTTACCTGTCGTCAAAAGAACTTCGCCATTTATCCAGATCTTCTCTTACCAAAGATCTCTCTACCTCTTTGAGTTTCCCTTCATCTGGCAGGATGAACCATGCATCAGCATTGTCTGTATAAGGTATTTGTACTACTTTGCAAGACAGATCTTCATCATGGAAAAATCCATACGTGCCTACTTTCTCCATCACTTTTAATTTAACAGTTGTGTTTCCGTATGCCCCAAAATCGCTTTCAAATGTTAATTGGTAAGAGAAGCCAGCTAACCACACTCCTTAGGAGAAAAATAAGAAGTGAGAGAACTGTATAAATATCATgaaagcataagagaagccatgctggatcaggccagtcacCCATCCAGACCAACATTGgcggccattccgcattcgtccaaaatagcacaatctttaaacagccccgtggcgtggagcgccacggactgaataaagcagtaagggcactgtgggaggagttagggagggccctgtccgggataaaaactccgagtgtccatcccgccccaagcagccaatggggagctgggagaaggctcgagagagcctcgggtggggggtgggccttgcagccttctcccggctgccggagcggcctcgccgcgtcgtagatgcagcgaggccgctccgccggccgggagaaggctcgagagagcctcgggtagGGGGTGGCAGTTACAGCCTTATCCCGgctgccggagcggcctcgccgcgtcgtagatgcggcgaggctgctccgccggccgggagaaggctcaatagagcctcgggtggggggtggggggtgggcctgctctcaggccatctagggcccatttcattacaaagtgaaatgggctttagatctagtggttactaattgaaatcgctacagttttgccattatgcacaacgtcgttgacaatctgcaacactcctgaaaccgatctgcaaaaagcgcttcgttgtagcgctttcagggaaatcccaaaaagtggattcaccctccggaaagcgctacactcctgcaatcaatctgcaacactagcgggaaagttctgtgcgttatcattgttgcggtttctgcaaagtccctcccctggctctctcttctgatcttccggcgaagtgatcgccattttttttttctccgagcgagcggagatcaacgcaccagcgagccttcgtttacccagcgaggcttccctggctgcagcccctctgtttaaagtcaccaagcacaagcatcgcagaggcccgtttgctggtttattttcactttatttttcacactgttttcggccggaaatcgcgcccgtgaggggggggggattttttttttcactcggggggagcgtggcaacgatgaaacggcagctcaaacaccacctgctagctggatgggtctctccgttacaacgaatcaacgcagattcgttgcaacgtgtgtgtgtgtttttttaaacttccttaaagggaaaggggctgtttgggagcatgataacggccgcccattggctgcttgacggccaggggcgggacacagcttagcaatagcgcttcctggctagcaatttttgcagagaccgggaccctgtgggaaacgatagaaacgcaactgtattccactacaaaggcaggtatgcgttacgccgaatcccactatttaaaatggcgatttttcgttcagcaaacaatttcctacatggatcccggtgcggaatggccctcagtgtcacCACCGAATCAcactagctgtcaggaacttcttccggatgtttagccaaaagtgGTTATTCCCCACTCAGCTCACTGTCTGCATCCTGGGAAGGGTTTGTGACAAGGGGAGTCCATCAAAAAGCTGCTCCAAATAATCAGTTATtaggtgggccctttaaatgcctccctccagaCACTCACTGCACCTacaagttaaaataataaaaccagaaaCTAGGGATAGTGAGATCAAAGGTATGGCTAAACCTTAGGCAACTTTTTGtagcaaaaaaggaaaacaaaaaagaaaacttaATCTCCTGAATTTGGAGTgcctgtggctcaggggaagcAGCCAGAGGAGGAAGTGCACCTCCTGTTGTATCCCTACTGCTGTGGAAATCTGCACAGATTCAGGTATGCACCCTATTCCAAACCTACAGCAACTTTAAACTATGAAGGTATATTATGAAAGTAGAAAGCTGGCAAGGGAACAGGGGCTTTCCAGTTCTTTGCACACAGTGTCTTGTGTATGGTAATATCCCAAGTGGGCAGAAACTATAGGGGCTTACTGAAAGCATTGAGGTTAAAAATGTttcactaatttttttttccatatCGGGATATCAGGGACCTGAAAGTGATTGCAATTCCTGTTTTTTTGGATTCCAGGTACCCATTTGGTATTCAGATCTGTCCTGTCCCTCCTccagattttgattttttttttcatatccaTTACCCATAACAGGAACATTTCCTGGGAGTGGGAGGCACTATTTTCAAAGCTACCAGCACCAAATTTGTGGTGAACCTGCTGGTGGCACTTCTTTGAATATATAGCACAATCCCTTCAGCATTATACAGCACACAGAAGAGACAATTTTGGAAagtcaaatccccccccccaaaaaaacgaccagcttggcctttgggagatgtttgGGAGGGGCTGGAAGAAGGCAGCCCACTCCTCCATGGTCTGTCTGGCCTGGGCTTTgaaagatgtggggttggatgggaaggtggtgacctgtgtagacacttgTATGGGGATGGTGGTTGTAGTGCCAGTGCCcttgcaaagcagctgtttcttccagaagaactgatgccttcctcccctcttcacttccctcccccagttttctttctctctttctttctctgtccctttctctctgtatctgaggaattgtgtgtgcacattaaagctcataccttggataaaagtttgttggccttaaaggtgccaatggactctacatttgttctttcttcctcttttatcctgtctttctctcgtCCCCCTGAAGACTTCCAGGCTCCCATCTGGAAGTTTgcaactcagctggctgcaaatggaggagtcaggaataaaacccagctcttgagattagagtctgctactctttaacttcACCACTCTGGATCTCAAGTGGtggggagggccagaacccaggaaggtcacaatgCAGATGTATGTGCTCacgccattgtattcctgggtgcaacaggctttgcctccagTCCCTCAATATTTTCAGTCCACAGAGTTGGATATTCCTCTTCTAGTTATCACATCAACCACCAGGTTCATGCAGTTTACAAAATGGGGAGGACAGAtgagccccatgattggcccaaataggtagagtgctctctccctattggtggcacacctccCTTGGGAGGGCCAAAcaggcagggagtgagttgtctgtgcataatttgaactgactggctctcattgggacagtgctctctccccatctgcatgcaatttgaatggATTGGTCCTTATTGGTAcagtactctctccctattggcagcactcaTTGGACAGTGGcctctccctatctgcatgcaatttgaactgactggccctcattgggacagtgctctcttcctttctacatacaatttgaactgattaggcCTCATAGGGGCACTGGTCTCTCCCTATCTGCACACCATTTGAATTGATTGTGCCTCATTGGGGCAGGgccctctctccctattggcagtacaccctcagggagggccaatcaggtagggagtgagttggctgtacacaacttcaactttataacgTTTAATGATATTTATGATTAAGAAACAACTGTTACTGAGTCACTGAGGAAGATTATATATGACCTGGGGCTTCCTTTGGCTGTGGTTGATTTAATAAACTCTTTGGATAAgactttttgccatcgccagcttggttTACACAATATCTTGCCTTTTGACCCTGCCACCACCTTCCTCCAGGCACCCCGAGTTCCTGTCAGCCTGACCCTCCTTTCTACTTGTGGGGCTGTCAGAAGCACCCTGACCCTCCTCTTCATTGCTACCATTGCTTCATTTAAGTTGGTTGAATAGTTAGCACTGCCATCCAAACTTTTTGAAATCTTTAGGTCTCCAACCTACCTTTGAAGAAGAAGTAGTTCACAAGGACCATGCGTATCtgttcactgaggtccctgatgGTGCTGACTGTTTTCCCAGAGGTTTTGTTGGTCAAATAATCATTGATCTGCTGTTTTGCTCTTGTGGAATCCAGGAAGTTTGTAAAAAAGTCTTCAGAGTGATATAAGTTTCTGACACTTTCAAGAAATGTACGCCGTATTTTCAGCGACTTTTCAAAGAACAAAGCATTCCCTATTTTCACCTGTGTTTTCACTCTTGGAAGGTTAAGCTTATGAATAAGATGGCAAAATCCCTTATGTATCTCATTCTCCTCAATCTCTGAAAGGTTGAAAGCTAGTCCGTTGTAAATCTGTATTCGGGTTTCAGATGCCGCCCCAAGGGACAACATGGCAAAGGCTATGGAGATGCTCAGGGGAGAGAACAGAATGTTTTTGTCACCTCGAATAGATGACATTTCTTTGTACAAATTAAATGTAAAATCAGCATTTGAATTGATAATCTTGGACATGACATCATCCTCAATTCTACATTCTTGGACCTCTTGTAGTCTTGTGAAATGATAACAGAGGAACTGCAGACCAATCAGTAATAAGGAAAGGAAAATCATGGCCTTCTTTGGGATTTCCTGTCTATGATAAAAGGAACATATGGAAAGAATATCATTTTTAAGCAGTAAGATATAATTGAAATTAGATTAAAA is a genomic window containing:
- the LOC143830706 gene encoding alpha-1-antichymotrypsin-like, producing MIFLSLLLIGLQFLCYHFTRLQEVQECRIEDDVMSKIINSNADFTFNLYKEMSSIRGDKNILFSPLSISIAFAMLSLGAASETRIQIYNGLAFNLSEIEENEIHKGFCHLIHKLNLPRVKTQVKIGNALFFEKSLKIRRTFLESVRNLYHSEDFFTNFLDSTRAKQQINDYLTNKTSGKTVSTIRDLSEQIRMVLVNYFFFKGVWLAGFSYQLTFESDFGAYGNTTVKLKVMEKVGTYGFFHDEDLSCKVVQIPYTDNADAWFILPDEGKLKEVERSLVREDLDKWRSSFDDRKIKLRIPKFSISASSNVTDLLQRLGVANADLPEITRKLNLRISQAFHESVLVVHEDHTELSQISTRIYSTTIFQQLIELTPPPPLLIEFNRPFLMVIIDTSTGTILLMGKIVNPTRE